Proteins from one bacterium genomic window:
- a CDS encoding DNA recombination protein RmuC, whose protein sequence is MSQTGVLIFIGIAILVLNGFLLWFFLGRKPQEKEGNDTGLKLILEQMNELTRRQSELTQTVDGKLLENSRQMTDSLHRTSESSAKIIRDVTEKLTRLDETNRQVVSFADQLKSLQDVLKNPKQRGILGEYFLKTLLENVLAPKDYQMQYKFKDDTVVDAVVFVKEKIIPIDSKFSLENYNRLTEEKDPTRRGELEKLFKGDLKNRIDETSKYIKPSENTMDFAFMFIPHEAVYYDLLVNEVGATKVNTRDLIEYAFKEKHVIIVSPTSFFAYLQTVLQGLHALQIEETAKDIIKRVADLGKHIGAYEQYFSAMGNTLGTTVNHYNKAYKELGKIDKDVLRITEKSPGIEVLTLEKPDREEE, encoded by the coding sequence ATGTCTCAGACGGGAGTTCTTATTTTTATCGGTATTGCCATACTCGTTTTAAACGGTTTTTTACTGTGGTTTTTTCTAGGCAGAAAACCTCAGGAGAAAGAAGGCAACGACACCGGCCTCAAACTCATTCTCGAGCAGATGAACGAACTCACGCGCCGGCAGTCCGAACTCACACAAACTGTGGACGGGAAACTTCTGGAAAACTCGCGCCAAATGACGGACTCTCTGCACCGCACAAGCGAGAGTTCGGCGAAGATAATCCGCGATGTGACCGAGAAACTCACTCGGCTTGATGAAACCAACCGCCAAGTCGTTTCTTTTGCCGACCAGCTTAAATCGCTTCAGGATGTTCTGAAAAATCCAAAACAGCGGGGGATACTCGGAGAATACTTTCTAAAGACGCTTCTTGAGAACGTTTTAGCGCCGAAGGATTACCAGATGCAGTACAAATTCAAAGATGACACGGTTGTAGACGCTGTAGTCTTTGTTAAAGAAAAAATTATCCCCATAGACTCAAAATTTTCATTGGAAAATTATAACCGTCTAACGGAGGAAAAAGACCCGACACGGCGTGGTGAACTGGAAAAACTCTTTAAAGGGGATTTGAAAAATCGCATTGACGAGACTTCGAAATATATAAAGCCGTCCGAGAATACTATGGATTTTGCTTTCATGTTTATTCCTCATGAGGCTGTGTATTACGACTTGCTTGTAAACGAAGTAGGCGCCACGAAAGTAAATACCCGCGACCTTATCGAATACGCTTTCAAAGAAAAGCACGTCATCATTGTTTCCCCCACATCTTTTTTTGCGTATCTTCAGACTGTTCTTCAAGGCCTTCACGCGCTTCAGATTGAAGAGACGGCAAAAGACATAATCAAGCGAGTAGCGGATTTAGGTAAGCATATCGGTGCCTATGAGCAGTATTTTTCGGCTATGGGCAACACGCTTGGCACAACGGTTAACCATTACAACAAAGCATACAAAGAACTCGGAAAAATTGATAAAGACGTTTTACGTATTACCGAGAAAAGCCCGGGCATAGAAGTTTTGACTTTGGAAAAGCCCGACAGGGAGGAAGAGTAA
- a CDS encoding GatB/YqeY domain-containing protein — protein MLHQAIRGKMTEAMRAKDEVRLLTYRGLIAACTNELVAKRRKPDEMLTDEEVLAVVSRGIKQRKDSIEQFTKGGRPELAASEEAEMKILAEFLPPQMSKDEIKIVAEKKKAELGMTDKAKAGMLMGAVMKELKGKADGGDVKEVIDALFS, from the coding sequence ATGTTACACCAAGCAATACGGGGAAAGATGACTGAGGCAATGCGCGCAAAAGACGAAGTGCGTCTTCTGACCTATCGCGGACTTATCGCCGCGTGTACCAACGAACTTGTCGCCAAGCGCCGCAAGCCCGACGAAATGCTTACCGATGAAGAAGTGCTCGCTGTTGTTTCGCGTGGAATTAAACAGCGCAAAGACTCCATTGAACAATTTACAAAAGGCGGACGCCCTGAATTGGCCGCAAGCGAGGAAGCGGAAATGAAAATTCTTGCCGAATTCCTTCCGCCCCAAATGTCCAAGGACGAGATTAAAATTGTTGCCGAAAAGAAAAAGGCGGAACTTGGCATGACCGACAAAGCGAAGGCCGGAATGCTTATGGGCGCCGTCATGAAAGAACTAAAAGGCAAAGCTGATGGAGGTGATGTGAAGGAAGTTATTGACGCTCTTTTCTCTTAG
- a CDS encoding nitronate monooxygenase family protein: MRLPGLKIKNFDLKNCIFQGGMGVGISLYPLAGSVAKEGGLGIISSAGLDTVVSSRDRKKLDTYNAVRTEIELAKNSAGNSGAIGINVMCALIGSYENTIRGAIDAGADAIISGAGFPLGLPSITPPKHTALIPIVSSARALKIIVERWERFHYRPDAVVLEGPLAGGHLGFKMNEVENAEFALELLLPPVLDVTHKHGDFPVIVAGGIYTHEDILKFLAIGAKGVQIATRFLATYESSATDAYKQAVISAGMDDIIVVAYPDSVPASPCMLPFRILKHSPMYTHARKPKCNRGYLLRRGTDGKLSVCQAMPGHPKNNSFLCLCNGLISSAGYAPEEFPLYTVGANAYRVDRILSVKELMDELTNRCF, from the coding sequence ATGCGTCTGCCGGGACTAAAAATCAAGAATTTTGATTTAAAAAATTGTATTTTTCAAGGCGGAATGGGAGTTGGAATATCTCTCTACCCGCTCGCCGGTAGTGTCGCAAAGGAAGGTGGACTTGGAATAATTTCAAGCGCCGGACTCGACACTGTAGTATCAAGCCGTGACAGAAAAAAACTTGATACATACAATGCAGTGCGTACCGAAATAGAACTCGCAAAAAATTCAGCCGGAAACAGCGGCGCCATCGGCATTAATGTCATGTGCGCACTCATTGGTAGTTATGAAAATACTATCCGCGGGGCAATTGACGCCGGGGCAGATGCGATTATTTCCGGTGCGGGATTTCCACTCGGTCTCCCGAGTATTACACCGCCCAAACACACCGCCCTTATTCCGATAGTTTCCTCGGCACGAGCCCTGAAAATTATTGTGGAGCGCTGGGAACGATTTCACTATCGGCCCGATGCGGTTGTTTTGGAAGGGCCTTTAGCCGGTGGCCATCTCGGTTTCAAAATGAATGAGGTGGAAAATGCAGAGTTTGCGTTGGAACTTCTTTTACCTCCGGTATTGGATGTCACACACAAACATGGCGACTTTCCTGTTATTGTTGCCGGCGGGATTTATACGCATGAAGATATTTTGAAATTTTTGGCGATAGGTGCCAAGGGCGTACAGATCGCAACTCGTTTTCTGGCAACCTATGAAAGTTCCGCGACAGACGCATACAAGCAAGCCGTAATCTCCGCGGGTATGGACGACATAATCGTCGTTGCGTATCCGGATTCCGTTCCGGCTTCACCGTGTATGCTCCCGTTCAGAATATTGAAGCACTCGCCAATGTACACACATGCGCGGAAGCCAAAATGTAACAGAGGATATCTTCTTCGGCGCGGTACGGACGGGAAATTATCCGTCTGCCAAGCAATGCCGGGACATCCGAAAAATAATTCTTTTCTTTGTCTCTGTAATGGATTAATTAGTTCAGCTGGATATGCTCCGGAAGAATTTCCTCTCTACACCGTTGGGGCAAACGCCTACCGAGTAGACAGGATTCTCTCGGTTAAAGAGCTCATGGATGAGCTAACAAACCGTTGCTTCTGA